The Nitrospira tepida genome includes a window with the following:
- a CDS encoding phage tail sheath subtilisin-like domain-containing protein, which yields MPISPTYPGVYIEEVRGGVRTITGVATSITAFIGRALRGPVDKPITINSFADFERTFGGLWSGSALGFAVRDFYANGGSQAIIVRLYRAESGTGAKPAVPQLNANNLVLEAAEPGSWGNQLRARIEAVDPAIAAEVAPALGVGPTDLFTLLLRDMKTGAEQMFRNVTTVESARRVDRILANESLLMRVKTLAAPTAHGAPAAGKTVWEDNNASDGVAAADQASDGQDLNEESFTGAGKEAAKQGLYALEQADLFNLLCLPPYKSSSGIANQDVDATLVGAAAVYCEKRRAMLIVDPPSNWDDKGDAKSGVGAVGTRSKNAALYFPRLVQPNPLRNGQLEQVSPCGAVAGILARTDATRGLWKAPAGLDATITGAVGLSVNLTDGENGELNPLGINCLRAMPPSGLVVWGARTLQGDDRLASEWKYLPVRRTALFIEESLYRGTQWVVFEPNDEPLWAQIRLNIGAFMQNLFRQGAFQGKTPAEAYFVKCDKETTTQHDINLGIVNIVVGFAPLKPAEFVIIKIQQMAGQIQA from the coding sequence ATGCCAATCTCACCGACCTATCCAGGAGTCTATATCGAGGAAGTGCGAGGGGGCGTCCGAACGATCACTGGAGTGGCCACGTCGATCACGGCATTCATCGGACGGGCCTTGCGCGGGCCTGTGGACAAGCCGATCACGATCAACAGCTTCGCCGATTTCGAGCGGACGTTCGGCGGGCTCTGGAGCGGCTCCGCGCTGGGGTTCGCCGTGCGTGATTTCTACGCGAACGGTGGCAGCCAGGCGATCATCGTCAGACTCTATCGCGCGGAAAGCGGCACCGGCGCCAAACCGGCGGTCCCGCAACTGAACGCCAACAATCTGGTCCTGGAGGCGGCGGAGCCTGGCTCCTGGGGCAACCAGCTCCGCGCCCGGATCGAAGCGGTGGATCCTGCGATCGCCGCCGAGGTCGCGCCGGCGCTCGGCGTCGGCCCGACGGATCTCTTCACCCTGCTCCTCCGCGACATGAAAACAGGTGCCGAACAGATGTTCCGCAACGTCACCACGGTGGAGAGCGCGCGCCGGGTGGACCGGATACTCGCCAATGAATCCTTGCTGATGCGGGTGAAGACGTTGGCGGCCCCGACCGCCCACGGCGCGCCGGCGGCGGGCAAGACCGTCTGGGAGGACAACAACGCCTCCGACGGCGTAGCTGCGGCCGATCAGGCGTCCGACGGCCAGGATCTCAACGAAGAATCGTTCACGGGAGCCGGCAAGGAGGCGGCCAAGCAAGGCCTCTATGCGCTGGAGCAGGCCGATCTCTTCAACCTGCTCTGCCTGCCTCCCTACAAGAGCAGCTCCGGGATCGCCAATCAGGACGTGGACGCCACCCTGGTCGGGGCGGCAGCCGTCTATTGTGAAAAGCGCCGCGCCATGCTGATCGTCGATCCGCCCAGCAACTGGGACGACAAAGGGGACGCCAAAAGCGGCGTCGGCGCGGTCGGGACCAGGAGCAAGAACGCCGCGTTGTATTTTCCCCGGCTCGTCCAGCCGAATCCGCTGCGCAACGGACAGCTCGAACAGGTTTCTCCCTGCGGAGCGGTGGCCGGCATCCTGGCCCGCACGGACGCGACCAGAGGGCTGTGGAAGGCGCCGGCCGGGCTGGACGCGACCATCACCGGCGCGGTGGGGCTGAGCGTGAACCTCACCGACGGAGAAAACGGGGAACTGAACCCGTTGGGGATCAATTGCCTGCGCGCCATGCCGCCGAGCGGGCTCGTGGTGTGGGGCGCCCGCACGCTGCAAGGGGACGACCGCCTGGCGTCCGAATGGAAATACCTCCCCGTCCGCCGGACCGCGTTGTTCATCGAGGAGAGCCTCTACCGCGGCACGCAGTGGGTCGTCTTCGAGCCCAACGACGAGCCCTTGTGGGCGCAGATCCGGCTCAACATCGGCGCCTTCATGCAGAACCTCTTCCGGCAGGGCGCCTTCCAGGGCAAGACGCCGGCAGAGGCCTACTTCGTGAAGTGCGACAAGGAAACGACGACCCAGCACGACATCAATCTGGGCATCGTCAACATCGTGGTCGGCTTTGCGCCGCTCAAACCGGCCGAGTTCGTGATCATCAAGATTCAGCAGATGGCCGGTCAGATTCAGGCATAA
- a CDS encoding alpha/beta fold hydrolase, protein MKKRQRRSARSRAGAKLRKVDGALAQREFAGYALADDAVERALSTGEYRGALEEYFGEENYQELRDLARQASARSVRGGPRVFILPGIMGSKLGRKRLLLDDVIWIDPIGILAGELNELALDQGKDDVVPLGVLLFAYLMIKLSLRAAGFDADFHPYDWRRDLPSLGAKFAKRINDEQKPVHLVAHSMGGLVARAALKAGAANVERLIMLGTPNYGSFAIPQALRGTYDVVKKVAAFDLAHGPEELASDVFSTFPGLYQMMPWKEKFSAVNLYDEATWPTTGPRPRADLLRAIEPVHAKLASGDKRFVLIAGVNQDTITGMRIENGDFAYEVSRAGDGTVPLDFARLEDVPTYYVEESHGSLPNNGIVRDAVVSILNGTAPQRVMTQWSPPRGAAVRVLRGAELRQNVYEGRRGKQLTARDIRVALAEVAAPPAPIGRRAAQAQAVPEGTARFENLVVGRRYQRELDVTLVKGNIADVDTRACVLGIFQEVTPTGAARALDDRLGGMIREFTERRMFTGVVGETFLMPVNRASLRTEMIMLAGMGTFDRFTPDMQELVSENVLRVFLRARVEEFATVILGGSTGSSVAAVVKQMFAGFLKALQDADRGQRFRRVILCERDEARYEELKRTVYDLASTPLFQGAELTINEEVFPPLDVSAMEGARALVSGRGEDPVYLFVRQLPSAPDSTVFQAAVLTAGGRAAIITEDAIPPKAELEAHLAVTGGGRLKVKNEEELTAYGKKLGQLVLHPKIQEVLASPGLEDRHLVVVHDLAASRIPWETLVIDGKSPALLQGISRRYLASNLSVAKWREEQRQDAILRVLLVVNPTQDLAGAAAEGKLVEEVLKAQRGVELTVVREQQATRARLLAELKGGRYDVVHYAGHAYYDRTDLSQSGIVCHGDEILTGPDLMSLPTLPSMAFFNACEAGRVRVWRPKTPRRKRASSRKEASPMADPLEVSVSFAEAFLRGGAATYVGTYWPVGDEPAEEFAKTLYGQLIEGQSVARSLLAARQTLKEHRFLDWADYIHYGSPDFVLKVRS, encoded by the coding sequence ATGAAGAAGCGACAAAGGCGATCGGCTCGCTCAAGAGCCGGCGCGAAACTCCGAAAGGTGGACGGCGCTCTCGCGCAACGTGAGTTCGCCGGCTACGCGCTCGCGGACGATGCGGTCGAGCGCGCGCTGTCGACCGGAGAATATCGGGGCGCGCTGGAAGAGTACTTCGGCGAAGAGAACTACCAGGAGCTTCGCGATCTGGCCCGCCAGGCTTCCGCGCGCTCGGTTCGCGGGGGGCCTCGCGTGTTCATCTTGCCGGGAATCATGGGGTCCAAGCTGGGCCGCAAGCGGCTGTTGCTCGACGATGTGATTTGGATCGATCCGATCGGGATTCTTGCCGGAGAGCTGAACGAGCTGGCGTTGGACCAGGGCAAGGACGACGTGGTGCCGCTCGGCGTGCTCCTGTTTGCATATCTGATGATCAAGCTTTCCTTGCGCGCCGCGGGGTTTGACGCGGACTTTCACCCCTACGACTGGCGACGCGATCTCCCCTCGCTGGGAGCGAAGTTTGCCAAGCGGATCAATGACGAACAGAAACCGGTCCATCTCGTGGCCCACAGCATGGGCGGCCTCGTCGCGCGAGCGGCCCTCAAGGCCGGGGCGGCCAATGTCGAGCGCCTGATCATGCTCGGCACGCCGAACTATGGGTCGTTTGCCATCCCTCAGGCGCTTCGCGGAACGTACGACGTGGTCAAGAAAGTGGCGGCGTTCGATCTCGCGCACGGCCCCGAGGAACTGGCATCGGACGTCTTCTCGACGTTTCCCGGGCTGTACCAGATGATGCCGTGGAAAGAAAAGTTCAGCGCGGTCAATCTGTACGACGAGGCGACCTGGCCGACCACCGGCCCGCGCCCTCGCGCGGACCTGCTTCGCGCCATCGAGCCGGTCCATGCCAAGCTGGCTTCGGGCGACAAGCGGTTCGTGCTCATCGCGGGGGTGAACCAAGACACGATCACCGGCATGCGGATCGAAAACGGAGACTTCGCCTATGAAGTCTCGAGAGCCGGAGACGGGACCGTCCCCCTGGATTTCGCGAGGCTTGAGGATGTGCCGACGTACTATGTCGAGGAGAGCCACGGCAGCCTTCCGAACAACGGCATCGTGCGCGATGCGGTGGTCTCGATTCTTAACGGGACCGCGCCGCAGCGGGTGATGACGCAATGGAGCCCGCCGCGAGGAGCGGCCGTCCGGGTGCTGCGGGGCGCAGAGCTGCGGCAGAACGTCTATGAAGGGCGACGCGGCAAGCAATTGACCGCGCGTGACATCCGGGTGGCCTTGGCGGAGGTGGCGGCGCCGCCGGCGCCGATCGGCCGGCGAGCGGCCCAGGCCCAGGCGGTCCCGGAGGGCACGGCGCGGTTCGAAAACCTTGTGGTGGGGCGTCGGTACCAACGAGAGTTGGATGTCACGCTCGTGAAGGGCAATATCGCCGACGTGGACACGCGGGCCTGCGTCCTCGGCATTTTCCAGGAAGTGACTCCGACCGGGGCCGCGCGGGCTTTGGACGACCGCTTGGGCGGGATGATTCGGGAGTTTACGGAACGACGCATGTTTACCGGCGTGGTCGGGGAGACCTTCCTGATGCCGGTCAATCGAGCGAGCTTGCGAACGGAAATGATCATGCTGGCCGGCATGGGCACCTTCGACCGATTCACGCCGGATATGCAGGAACTGGTGTCCGAGAACGTCCTGCGGGTCTTCCTGCGCGCGCGGGTTGAGGAGTTCGCGACCGTGATTCTGGGCGGCAGCACCGGATCGAGCGTGGCCGCCGTGGTCAAGCAGATGTTCGCCGGCTTCCTCAAGGCGCTCCAGGATGCCGATCGCGGGCAGCGGTTCCGTCGCGTCATCCTGTGCGAACGGGACGAGGCGCGCTATGAGGAATTGAAACGCACCGTGTACGACTTGGCCAGCACGCCCCTGTTCCAGGGCGCCGAGCTGACGATCAACGAGGAGGTCTTCCCGCCGTTGGATGTGTCGGCGATGGAAGGGGCGCGAGCCTTGGTCTCCGGGCGGGGAGAAGATCCCGTCTATTTGTTCGTCCGCCAACTGCCCAGCGCGCCGGACTCGACGGTGTTTCAGGCGGCGGTGCTGACCGCGGGCGGCCGCGCCGCCATTATTACGGAGGACGCCATCCCTCCGAAGGCCGAGCTTGAAGCGCATCTCGCAGTAACGGGTGGCGGGCGGCTCAAGGTCAAGAACGAGGAGGAACTGACCGCCTACGGAAAGAAGCTGGGACAACTGGTGCTCCATCCCAAGATTCAAGAGGTCTTGGCGAGTCCCGGTCTGGAAGATCGCCATCTCGTCGTGGTGCACGACCTGGCGGCCTCCCGCATTCCCTGGGAAACCTTGGTGATCGATGGAAAGAGTCCGGCCTTATTGCAGGGGATCAGCCGTCGCTATCTCGCCTCGAATCTCTCGGTGGCCAAGTGGCGGGAGGAACAGCGGCAGGATGCCATCTTGCGGGTGCTCTTGGTGGTCAATCCGACGCAAGACCTAGCCGGCGCGGCGGCGGAAGGCAAGCTGGTTGAAGAGGTGCTGAAAGCCCAACGGGGGGTGGAGCTGACGGTCGTGAGGGAGCAGCAGGCGACCAGAGCCCGCCTGCTCGCGGAGTTGAAGGGGGGCCGATACGATGTCGTGCACTATGCGGGACATGCCTATTATGATCGTACCGACCTGAGCCAGAGCGGGATTGTGTGCCACGGCGACGAGATCCTGACCGGGCCGGACCTGATGTCGCTTCCCACGCTGCCGAGCATGGCCTTTTTCAACGCCTGTGAAGCGGGGCGGGTGCGGGTGTGGCGGCCCAAAACGCCAAGGAGAAAACGAGCGTCGAGCCGGAAGGAAGCGTCGCCGATGGCCGATCCGCTGGAAGTCTCGGTCAGCTTTGCCGAGGCGTTCCTGCGCGGAGGGGCGGCGACCTATGTGGGGACCTATTGGCCCGTGGGCGATGAACCGGCGGAGGAGTTCGCCAAGACATTGTACGGCCAACTGATCGAAGGCCAGTCGGTGGCCCGGTCTCTCTTGGCGGCGCGCCAGACCCTGAAAGAGCACCGGTTTCTCGATTGGGCGGACTACATCCATTATGGCAGTCCGGATTTCGTGCTGAAAGTCCGGAGCTAG
- a CDS encoding caspase family protein, which produces MARRAVLIGINKYRVPGADLRGCVNDVRNLQGVLTTYYGFAAKDIVTLTDYAATKTAMEKAIAKLISGAKKGDVLLLHYSGHGSNVPDDDGDEADKRDEILCPTDLDWKDPLRDDWLRKTFNKLRAGVALTVIMDCCHSGTNTRAFLPPDAPIKERYLPSPWDLVATESGRRLRGAVKGELRASPRAKRKKSDVVHADICELLVTGCRDTQTSADAFIKGSYNGALTYYLVESIKEAKGRLSYRELHKRTSAKLKGNYDQVPQLEGNKGKFDRPFLSSES; this is translated from the coding sequence ATGGCACGACGCGCCGTCCTGATCGGAATCAACAAGTATCGGGTGCCGGGAGCGGACCTACGCGGGTGCGTGAACGATGTGCGCAACCTGCAAGGGGTCCTGACGACCTATTATGGGTTTGCCGCAAAAGACATCGTGACGTTGACCGATTATGCCGCCACGAAGACGGCTATGGAAAAAGCCATTGCCAAGCTGATCTCGGGCGCGAAGAAAGGGGACGTGCTCCTGCTGCACTATTCGGGACATGGTTCCAATGTGCCGGACGATGACGGAGATGAGGCCGATAAACGGGATGAAATCCTCTGTCCGACCGACTTGGACTGGAAAGATCCCCTCCGGGACGACTGGCTCAGAAAGACTTTCAACAAGCTGCGGGCCGGTGTGGCGCTGACTGTCATCATGGATTGCTGTCACTCCGGCACGAACACCCGCGCGTTCCTGCCGCCGGATGCGCCGATCAAGGAACGGTACCTGCCCAGCCCCTGGGATCTGGTCGCGACAGAGTCCGGCCGCAGGCTGCGCGGCGCGGTCAAAGGCGAGCTTCGGGCCTCGCCACGGGCCAAGCGAAAAAAGAGCGATGTGGTGCATGCGGACATCTGCGAGCTGCTGGTCACCGGTTGCCGCGATACGCAAACCTCCGCCGATGCGTTCATCAAGGGCTCGTACAACGGTGCGCTTACGTACTATCTCGTCGAGAGCATCAAGGAGGCGAAGGGCCGGCTCAGCTACCGGGAGCTGCACAAGCGGACATCGGCCAAGCTCAAAGGAAACTACGACCAGGTGCCACAGCTCGAAGGGAACAAGGGCAAGTTCGACCGACCGTTCCTGTCGTCGGAGAGTTAA
- a CDS encoding class I SAM-dependent rRNA methyltransferase produces MKGKSETASVRLRAGCERRILAGHLWIYEGDIDSISGDLKPGDLVMVTAQDGHWCGQGLYSPQSKLRVRLLTSGHETIDASFWDHRIAEAVARRRSVISGTTAYRLVHSEGDGLPGLIVDRYGLVLVMQTLTVGMDQRREELGEVLLRHTGAEAIYLRNDAPARAHEGLPLERGFLRGEGPLRVEITEGPARFLVDIERGQKTGWFCDQRNNRLAVAALAKERDVLDAFCHTGAFGTHAALGGARSVSGLDVSRSAVESARFHAELNGVAQICEYRQADAQQALKRLGRSRRRFDLVILDPPAFAKSRSVRGRAVEGYRHINGLALNLIRPGGLLVTCSCSHHVSEGDLCAAVEAAARQARKRIEIIERRGAGPDHPVRLSMPETRYLKCLIIKVN; encoded by the coding sequence TTGAAAGGCAAGAGCGAGACGGCGTCCGTCCGACTCCGCGCCGGTTGCGAGCGGCGGATTCTGGCCGGCCACCTCTGGATCTACGAGGGGGACATCGATTCCATCTCGGGAGATCTGAAGCCCGGAGACCTAGTCATGGTCACCGCCCAAGACGGGCATTGGTGCGGACAGGGCCTCTATAGTCCCCAGTCGAAGCTCCGTGTGCGGCTCCTCACGTCCGGTCACGAAACCATCGACGCCTCCTTCTGGGATCACCGGATCGCCGAAGCAGTGGCGCGTCGCCGTTCTGTCATTTCCGGCACCACCGCCTATCGGCTCGTCCATTCGGAAGGGGATGGATTGCCGGGATTGATCGTCGATCGCTACGGGCTGGTCCTGGTCATGCAGACCTTGACGGTCGGCATGGATCAACGGCGCGAGGAGTTAGGAGAAGTCTTGCTCCGCCACACTGGTGCGGAGGCGATCTATCTCCGGAACGACGCGCCGGCGCGCGCTCACGAAGGGCTCCCTCTGGAACGGGGGTTTCTTCGCGGTGAAGGGCCGCTTCGCGTCGAGATCACCGAGGGGCCGGCTCGATTTCTTGTGGATATCGAGCGGGGACAGAAGACGGGTTGGTTTTGCGATCAACGCAACAACCGGCTGGCCGTCGCCGCCCTGGCCAAGGAGCGGGATGTCCTGGATGCCTTCTGTCATACCGGCGCCTTCGGTACCCATGCAGCCCTGGGAGGCGCCCGTTCCGTGTCAGGCTTGGACGTGAGCCGATCCGCCGTGGAGTCGGCCAGGTTCCATGCCGAGCTGAACGGGGTGGCGCAGATCTGTGAGTATCGCCAGGCCGACGCGCAGCAGGCATTGAAACGACTCGGCCGGTCGCGGCGGCGGTTCGATCTGGTGATTCTCGACCCGCCGGCCTTCGCCAAAAGCCGATCCGTCCGGGGCCGGGCGGTCGAGGGCTATCGACACATCAATGGGCTGGCGCTGAATCTGATCCGTCCCGGCGGGCTCCTGGTCACTTGTTCCTGCTCTCATCATGTGAGCGAAGGCGATCTCTGTGCCGCGGTGGAGGCGGCGGCCAGGCAGGCAAGGAAACGAATCGAGATCATCGAGCGGCGCGGAGCCGGCCCGGACCATCCGGTGCGCTTGTCCATGCCTGAGACCCGTTACCTGAAGTGCCTCATCATCAAGGTCAATTAG